In one window of Escherichia coli DSM 30083 = JCM 1649 = ATCC 11775 DNA:
- the gstB gene encoding glutathione S-transferase GstB, whose amino-acid sequence MITLWGRNNSTNVKKVLLTLEELELPYEQILAGREFGINHDADFLAMNPNGLVPLLRDDESDLILWESNAIVRYLAAQYGQKRLWIDSPARRAEAEKWMDWANQTLSNAHRGILMGLVRTPPEERDQAAIDASCKECDALFALLDAELAKVKWFSGDEFGVGDIAIAPFIYNLFNVGLTWTPRPNLQRWYQQLTERPAVRKVVMIPVS is encoded by the coding sequence ATGATTACGCTGTGGGGTCGGAATAATTCAACCAACGTAAAAAAAGTATTGCTGACGCTCGAAGAACTGGAACTACCTTATGAGCAAATTCTCGCGGGCCGTGAGTTTGGGATAAATCACGATGCTGATTTTCTGGCGATGAACCCTAACGGGCTGGTGCCGTTGTTGCGTGACGACGAAAGTGATCTCATTCTTTGGGAATCAAACGCCATTGTCCGCTATCTGGCGGCACAGTACGGGCAAAAACGCCTGTGGATCGACTCACCGGCACGTCGTGCGGAAGCAGAAAAATGGATGGACTGGGCAAACCAGACGCTCAGTAATGCTCATCGCGGGATCCTGATGGGATTAGTCAGAACACCACCGGAAGAGCGCGATCAGGCCGCCATTGATGCCAGTTGCAAAGAGTGCGACGCCCTGTTTGCCCTGCTAGATGCGGAACTGGCAAAAGTAAAATGGTTCTCAGGCGACGAGTTTGGTGTGGGCGATATCGCTATCGCACCGTTCATCTACAATTTGTTTAACGTTGGCCTGACCTGGACACCGCGTCCAAATCTGCAACGCTGGTATCAGCAACTCACTGAACGCCCCGCAGTGCGCAAAGTGGTGATGATTCCCGTTAGCTAA
- the yliI gene encoding aldose sugar dehydrogenase YliI, which yields MHRQSFFLVPLICLSSALWAAPATVNVEVLQDKLDHPWALAFLPDNHGMLITLRGGELRHWQAGKGLSAPLSGVPDVWAHGQGGLLDVVLAPDFAQSRRIWLSYSEVGDDGKAGTAVGYGRLSDDLSKVTDFRTVFRQMPKLSTGNHFGGRMVFDGKGYLFIALGENNQRPTAQDLDKLQGKLVRLTDLGEIPDDNPFIKESGVRAEIWSYGIRNPQGMAMNPWSNALWLNEHGPRGGDEINIPQKGKNYGWPLATWGINYSGFKIPEAKGEIVAGTEQPVFYWKDSPAVSGMAFYNSDKFPQWQQKLFIGALKDKDVIVMSVNGDKVTEDGRILTDKGQRIRDVRTGPDGYLYVLTDESSGELLKVSPRN from the coding sequence ATGCATCGACAATCCTTTTTCCTTGTGCCCCTTATTTGTCTTTCTTCCGCTCTCTGGGCAGCTCCTGCAACGGTAAATGTCGAAGTACTGCAAGACAAACTCGACCATCCCTGGGCGCTGGCCTTTTTACCCGATAATCACGGTATGTTAATCACTCTGCGCGGCGGCGAGTTGCGTCACTGGCAAGCAGGAAAAGGATTATCTGCGCCGCTTTCCGGAGTGCCGGACGTTTGGGCGCACGGGCAGGGCGGCCTGCTGGACGTGGTTTTAGCGCCCGATTTTGCTCAGTCGCGCCGCATCTGGTTAAGTTATTCCGAAGTTGGCGATGATGGCAAAGCCGGAACTGCTGTGGGTTATGGCCGCTTAAGTGATGATCTCTCAAAAGTGACCGACTTCCGCACCGTCTTTCGTCAGATGCCAAAACTGTCTACCGGCAACCATTTTGGCGGGCGGATGGTATTTGACGGTAAAGGTTATCTTTTTATTGCTCTGGGCGAAAACAATCAGCGCCCGACGGCGCAGGATCTGGATAAATTACAGGGCAAACTGGTGCGACTGACCGACCTGGGAGAAATCCCGGATGATAATCCTTTTATAAAGGAATCTGGTGTGCGCGCCGAGATCTGGTCTTATGGCATTCGTAATCCGCAAGGAATGGCGATGAATCCGTGGAGTAATGCACTATGGCTGAATGAACATGGCCCGCGCGGTGGCGATGAAATTAATATCCCGCAAAAAGGCAAAAACTACGGCTGGCCGCTGGCAACCTGGGGAATCAACTATTCAGGCTTTAAGATACCGGAGGCGAAAGGGGAGATCGTCGCCGGGACCGAGCAACCTGTTTTTTACTGGAAAGATTCGCCCGCCGTGAGCGGCATGGCCTTCTATAACAGCGATAAATTCCCCCAGTGGCAGCAAAAATTATTTATTGGCGCGCTGAAAGATAAAGATGTCATCGTGATGAGCGTCAACGGCGACAAAGTGACAGAAGATGGCCGTATTTTAACGGACAAAGGGCAGCGAATTCGTGATGTTCGCACTGGACCCGACGGTTATTTATACGTTCTCACCGACGAGTCCAGTGGGGAATTACTTAAAGTTAGCCCACGCAATTAG
- the bssR gene encoding biofilm formation regulator BssR — protein MFVDRQRIDLLNRLIDARVDLAAYVQLRKAKGYMSVSESNHLRDNFFKLNRELHDKSLRLNLHLDQEEWSALHHAEEALATAAVCLMSGHHDCPTVITVNADKLENCLMSLTLSIQSLQKHAMLEKA, from the coding sequence ATGTTCGTTGACAGACAGCGAATCGATCTGCTGAACCGGTTGATCGACGCACGCGTTGACCTCGCCGCATACGTGCAACTGAGGAAGGCAAAAGGATACATGTCCGTCAGCGAAAGCAATCATCTACGAGATAACTTTTTTAAACTGAATCGCGAACTGCACGATAAATCGCTGCGGTTGAATCTTCATCTGGATCAGGAAGAATGGAGTGCTCTTCATCATGCTGAAGAAGCATTAGCGACAGCCGCAGTATGTTTGATGAGTGGGCACCATGATTGCCCGACTGTTATTACCGTCAACGCCGATAAGCTTGAAAATTGTCTGATGAGCTTAACGCTGAGTATCCAGAGCCTGCAGAAGCACGCCATGCTTGAGAAGGCCTGA
- the rimO gene encoding 30S ribosomal protein S12 methylthiotransferase RimO: MSKVTPQPKIGFVSLGCPKNLVDSERILTELRTEGYDVVPSYDDADMVIVNTCGFIDSAVQESLEAIGEALNENGKVIVTGCLGAKEDQIREVHPKVLEITGPHSYEQVLEHVHHYVPKPKHNPFLSLVPEQGVKLTPRHYAYLKISEGCNHRCTFCIIPSMRGDLVSRPIGEVLSEAKRLVDAGVKEILVISQDTSAYGVDVKHRTGFHNGEPVKTSMVSLCEQLSKLGIWTRLHYVYPYPHVDDVIPLMAEGKILPYLDIPLQHASPRILKLMKRPGSVDRQLARIKQWRKICPELTLRSTFIVGFPGETEEDFQMLLDFLKEARLDRVGCFKYSPVEGADANALPDQVPEEVKEERWNRFMQLQQQISAERLQEKVGREILVIIDEVDEEGAIGRSMADAPEIDGAVYLNGETNVKPGDILRVKVEHADEYDLWGSRV; the protein is encoded by the coding sequence ATGAGCAAAGTAACTCCCCAGCCGAAAATCGGCTTTGTTTCCCTTGGCTGTCCGAAAAACCTTGTCGATTCAGAGCGTATTCTCACCGAACTACGCACTGAAGGTTATGACGTGGTACCGAGCTATGATGATGCGGACATGGTGATCGTCAACACCTGCGGCTTTATTGACAGCGCGGTACAAGAATCACTGGAAGCCATTGGTGAAGCGTTGAATGAAAACGGCAAGGTAATTGTGACCGGTTGTCTGGGGGCAAAAGAAGATCAGATCCGCGAAGTCCACCCGAAAGTGCTGGAAATCACCGGGCCTCATAGCTATGAGCAGGTTCTGGAGCACGTTCATCACTACGTGCCAAAACCGAAACACAACCCATTCCTGAGCCTGGTGCCAGAACAAGGTGTGAAACTGACGCCGCGTCATTATGCCTATCTGAAAATTTCTGAAGGCTGTAATCACCGCTGCACCTTCTGCATTATTCCGTCTATGCGCGGCGATCTGGTGAGCCGTCCGATTGGCGAAGTGTTAAGTGAAGCGAAACGTCTGGTTGATGCGGGCGTTAAAGAAATTCTGGTGATCTCGCAGGATACTTCCGCGTATGGCGTCGATGTTAAACATCGTACTGGCTTCCACAACGGCGAGCCGGTAAAAACCAGCATGGTCAGCCTGTGCGAACAGTTATCGAAACTGGGGATCTGGACACGTCTGCACTACGTTTACCCTTATCCGCATGTGGACGACGTCATCCCACTGATGGCAGAGGGCAAAATCCTGCCGTATCTGGACATTCCGTTGCAGCACGCCAGCCCGCGCATTCTCAAACTGATGAAACGTCCGGGTTCTGTAGATCGCCAACTGGCGCGCATCAAACAGTGGCGCAAAATCTGCCCGGAACTGACCCTACGCTCAACCTTTATTGTTGGCTTCCCTGGCGAGACGGAAGAAGATTTCCAGATGCTACTCGACTTCCTGAAAGAAGCACGTCTGGATCGCGTTGGCTGCTTTAAATACAGCCCGGTTGAAGGTGCAGACGCCAATGCCCTGCCTGACCAGGTTCCGGAAGAAGTGAAAGAAGAACGCTGGAACCGTTTCATGCAGTTGCAGCAGCAAATTTCCGCCGAGCGCCTGCAAGAGAAAGTGGGCCGTGAAATTCTGGTGATTATCGACGAAGTGGACGAAGAAGGCGCGATTGGTCGCAGCATGGCAGATGCACCGGAAATCGACGGCGCGGTTTATCTCAATGGTGAAACCAACGTTAAGCCGGGTGATATCCTGCGAGTGAAAGTCGAGCACGCCGATGAGTACGATTTGTGGGGTAGCCGGGTTTAA
- the dgcI gene encoding GGDEF domain-containing protein — translation MSRINKFVLTVSLLIFIMISAVACGIYTQMVKERVYGLKQSVIDTAFAVANIAEYRRSVAIDLINTLNPTEEQLLVGLRTAYADSVSPSYLYDVGPYLISSDECIQVKEFEKNYCADIMQVVKYRHVKNTGFISFDGKTFVYYLYPVTHNRSLIFLLGLERFSLLSKSLAMDSENLMFSLFKNGKSVTGDEYNAKNAIFTVSEAMEHFSYLPTGLYVFAYKKDVYFQVCTLIIFFAALVAVISGASCLYLVRRVINRGIVEKEAIINNHFERVLDGGLFFSAADVKKLYSMYNSAFLDDLTKAMGRKSFDEDLKALPEKGGYLCLFDVDKFKNINDTFGHLLGDEVLMKVVKILKSQIPVDKGKVYRFGGDEFAVIYTGGTLEELLSILKEIVHFQVGSINLSTSIGVAHSNECTTVERLKMLADERLYKSKKNGRAQISWQ, via the coding sequence ATGTCCAGAATCAATAAATTCGTACTTACAGTCAGTCTGCTGATTTTTATCATGATTTCAGCAGTTGCCTGCGGGATCTACACTCAAATGGTAAAGGAACGGGTGTATGGCCTGAAACAGTCCGTTATTGATACTGCTTTTGCGGTGGCAAATATTGCTGAATATCGGCGTAGTGTGGCAATTGATCTCATCAACACGCTAAATCCTACGGAGGAACAGCTGTTGGTTGGCTTACGCACAGCTTACGCCGACTCGGTTTCACCCTCTTATTTGTACGATGTCGGTCCTTATCTGATTTCCAGTGACGAATGTATTCAGGTAAAGGAGTTCGAGAAAAATTATTGTGCAGATATTATGCAGGTTGTTAAGTATCGACATGTCAAAAATACAGGGTTTATCTCTTTTGATGGTAAAACCTTCGTCTATTACCTCTATCCGGTAACTCACAATCGTAGTCTGATATTTTTGCTTGGTCTGGAACGTTTTTCTTTACTGTCAAAATCGCTGGCGATGGATAGCGAGAACCTGATGTTCTCCCTGTTCAAGAACGGTAAATCGGTGACCGGTGATGAATATAACGCTAAAAACGCCATCTTCACCGTTTCGGAAGCAATGGAGCACTTCTCCTATTTGCCGACCGGGTTGTACGTATTTGCTTATAAAAAAGACGTTTATTTTCAGGTATGTACATTGATTATTTTCTTTGCCGCATTGGTGGCAGTGATATCGGGTGCCAGTTGCCTCTATCTGGTACGCAGAGTGATTAATCGTGGTATTGTGGAGAAAGAAGCCATTATTAATAACCATTTTGAACGCGTACTGGATGGCGGGCTTTTCTTTTCGGCTGCCGATGTCAAAAAACTCTACAGTATGTATAACTCGGCATTCCTGGACGATCTGACCAAAGCGATGGGCAGAAAATCCTTTGACGAAGATTTAAAAGCGCTGCCGGAAAAAGGCGGTTATTTGTGCCTGTTTGACGTCGATAAATTCAAAAACATTAACGACACCTTCGGTCATTTGCTGGGCGATGAAGTGTTGATGAAAGTGGTGAAAATCCTTAAATCACAGATCCCGGTAGATAAAGGTAAAGTTTACCGCTTCGGAGGTGACGAATTTGCGGTGATTTATACTGGCGGCACGCTGGAAGAGTTGCTATCGATTCTAAAAGAAATCGTTCATTTCCAGGTGGGAAGCATTAATTTAAGCACCAGTATCGGTGTAGCGCATTCAAATGAATGTACTACCGTTGAACGTTTGAAAATGCTGGCGGATGAGCGGCTGTATAAGAGTAAGAAAAACGGCAGGGCGCAGATTAGCTGGCAGTAA
- the pdeI gene encoding EAL domain-containing protein has translation MLSLYEKIKIRLIILFLLAALSFIGLFFIINYQLVSERAVKRADSRFELIQKNVGYFFKDIERSALTLKDSLYLLKNTEEIQRAVILKMEMMPFLDSVGLVLDDNKYYLFSRRANDKIVVYHQEQVNGPLVDESGRVIFADFNPSKRPWSMASDDSNNSWNPAYNCFDRPGKKCISFTLHINGKDHDLLAVDKIHVDLNWRYLNEYLDHISANDEVLFLKQGHEIIAKNQLAREKLIIYNSEGNYNIIDSVDTEYIEKTSAVPNNALFEIYFYYPGGNLLNASDKLFYLPFAFIIIVLLVVYLMTTRVFRRQFSEMTDLVNTLAFLPDSTDQIEALKIREGDAKEIISIKNSIAEMKDAEIERANKLLSLISYDQESGFIKNMAIIESNNNQYLAVGIIKLCGLEAVEAVFGVDERNKIVRKLCQRIAEKYAQCCDIVTFNADLYLLLCRENVQTFTRKIATVNDFDSSFGYRNLRIHKSAICEPLQGENAWSYAEKLKLAISSIRNHMFSEFIFCDDAKLNEIEENIWIARNIRHAMEIGELFLVYQPIVDINTRTILGAEALCRWVSAERGIISPLKFITIAEDIGFINELGYQIIKTAMGEFRHFSQRASLKDDFLLHINVSPWQLNEPHFHERFTTIMKENGLKANSLCVEITETVIERINEHFYLNIEQLRKQGVRVSIDDFGTGLSNLKRFYEINPDSIKVDSQFTGDIFGTAGKIVRIIFDLARYNRIPVIAEGVESEDVARELIKLGCVQAQGYLYQKPMPFSAWDKSGKLVKE, from the coding sequence ATGCTGAGTTTATACGAAAAGATAAAGATAAGGCTGATAATTTTATTTTTATTGGCAGCACTGTCATTTATTGGTCTTTTTTTCATCATTAACTATCAACTGGTATCGGAACGCGCGGTAAAACGTGCCGATAGCCGCTTTGAACTTATTCAGAAAAACGTTGGCTATTTCTTTAAAGATATTGAACGTTCGGCCCTGACATTAAAGGACTCACTGTATTTATTAAAAAATACAGAGGAGATTCAACGTGCCGTGATTCTGAAAATGGAAATGATGCCATTTTTAGACTCGGTGGGACTGGTACTTGATGATAATAAATATTATCTCTTTTCGCGGAGGGCGAATGATAAAATCGTTGTTTATCATCAGGAACAAGTAAATGGACCGCTTGTCGACGAGTCAGGGCGGGTTATTTTTGCCGATTTTAACCCATCGAAACGACCGTGGTCGATGGCTTCAGATGACTCTAACAACAGCTGGAATCCGGCATACAATTGCTTTGATCGTCCGGGTAAAAAATGTATCTCTTTTACGCTACACATCAACGGCAAAGATCATGATTTGTTAGCGGTAGATAAAATTCATGTCGATTTAAACTGGCGATATCTGAACGAGTATCTTGATCACATCAGCGCTAATGATGAAGTTCTATTTTTAAAGCAAGGTCATGAGATCATTGCTAAGAATCAACTCGCTCGTGAAAAATTGATTATTTATAATAGCGAAGGTAATTATAATATTATTGATTCTGTCGATACGGAATATATTGAAAAAACATCAGCGGTGCCAAACAACGCATTATTCGAAATCTATTTTTATTATCCTGGTGGTAATTTATTGAACGCATCAGATAAACTTTTTTATCTGCCGTTTGCTTTCATTATTATCGTATTGCTGGTGGTTTATTTAATGACCACTCGAGTGTTCCGTCGGCAATTTTCTGAAATGACAGATTTGGTCAATACGCTGGCGTTTTTGCCCGACTCTACGGATCAAATCGAGGCTCTGAAGATTCGTGAAGGCGATGCGAAAGAGATTATCAGCATCAAAAATTCGATCGCGGAAATGAAAGATGCTGAAATTGAACGGGCAAATAAATTGCTCTCGCTGATCTCTTACGATCAGGAAAGCGGTTTTATTAAAAATATGGCGATTATTGAGTCCAACAATAATCAGTATCTGGCTGTGGGGATCATCAAACTGTGTGGTCTGGAAGCTGTGGAAGCGGTGTTTGGTGTTGATGAACGCAATAAAATCGTCAGGAAATTGTGTCAGCGAATTGCCGAGAAATATGCGCAATGCTGCGATATCGTGACATTTAATGCCGATCTCTATTTACTCCTGTGCCGGGAAAATGTACAGACGTTTACCCGTAAGATAGCGACGGTAAACGATTTTGACAGCAGTTTTGGCTACCGCAATCTGCGCATCCATAAGTCTGCTATTTGTGAACCTTTGCAGGGGGAAAACGCCTGGAGTTACGCAGAAAAGCTGAAACTGGCGATTTCCAGTATCCGCAACCATATGTTCTCAGAGTTTATTTTCTGTGATGATGCGAAACTCAACGAAATAGAAGAGAATATCTGGATTGCGCGTAATATTCGCCATGCAATGGAAATTGGCGAACTATTCCTGGTCTATCAACCGATTGTTGATATTAACACCCGCACCATTTTGGGCGCGGAGGCGTTGTGCCGTTGGGTGTCTGCGGAGCGGGGGATTATTTCACCGCTGAAGTTCATTACCATTGCTGAAGATATCGGGTTTATCAATGAGCTGGGCTATCAAATTATTAAAACCGCGATGGGTGAATTCAGACATTTTAGTCAGCGTGCGTCGCTGAAGGATGATTTCTTACTGCATATTAATGTTTCGCCCTGGCAGTTAAACGAACCACACTTTCATGAGCGTTTTACTACCATCATGAAAGAAAATGGCCTGAAGGCGAACAGCCTTTGTGTTGAGATCACCGAAACCGTGATCGAGCGAATTAATGAACATTTCTATCTCAATATTGAACAACTGCGTAAACAAGGGGTACGGGTATCGATTGATGACTTTGGCACCGGTTTGTCAAACCTGAAACGTTTTTATGAAATTAATCCAGACAGTATAAAGGTGGATTCGCAATTTACCGGCGATATTTTCGGTACTGCAGGAAAAATTGTGCGCATTATTTTCGATCTGGCACGCTATAACCGGATCCCGGTGATTGCGGAAGGCGTAGAGAGCGAAGACGTTGCGCGTGAATTAATCAAATTAGGATGTGTTCAGGCTCAGGGGTATCTGTACCAGAAACCCATGCCATTCTCCGCCTGGGATAAAAGTGGAAAATTAGTAAAAGAGTAG
- the gsiD gene encoding glutathione ABC transporter permease GsiD: MRLFNWRRQAVLNAMPLVKPDQVRTPWHEFWRRFRRQHMAMTAALFVILLIVVAIFARWIAPYDAENYFDYDNLNNGPSLQHWFGVDSLGRDIFSRVLVGAQISLAAGVFAVFIGAAIGTLLGLLAGYYEGWWDRLSMRICDVLFAFPGILLAIAVVAVLGSGIANVIIAVAIFSIPAFARLVRGNTLVLKQQTFIESARSIGASDMTILLRHILPGTVSSIVVFFTMRIGTSIISAASLSFLGLGAQPPTPEWGAMLNEARADMVIAPHVAVFPALAIFLTVLAFNLLGDGLRDALDPKIKG; the protein is encoded by the coding sequence ATGCGACTATTTAACTGGCGACGTCAGGCGGTGTTAAACGCCATGCCACTGGTCAAACCTGACCAGGTACGTACACCGTGGCATGAATTCTGGCGACGATTTCGCCGTCAGCATATGGCGATGACCGCCGCATTGTTCGTTATTTTATTGATTGTGGTGGCTATTTTTGCACGCTGGATCGCTCCCTATGACGCCGAAAATTATTTTGATTATGACAATCTGAATAACGGACCTTCTTTGCAGCACTGGTTTGGCGTCGATTCACTGGGGCGTGACATTTTCAGCCGTGTCCTGGTTGGTGCGCAAATCTCGCTGGCGGCGGGCGTGTTTGCCGTGTTTATCGGTGCGGCGATCGGGACGTTGCTGGGCTTGTTGGCTGGATATTATGAAGGCTGGTGGGATCGGCTGAGCATGCGCATTTGCGATGTGCTGTTTGCCTTCCCGGGTATTTTACTGGCGATCGCTGTTGTTGCGGTGTTGGGAAGCGGCATTGCTAACGTGATTATCGCAGTCGCCATTTTTTCCATCCCCGCGTTTGCCCGCCTGGTGCGCGGCAACACGCTGGTGTTGAAACAGCAAACCTTTATTGAGTCAGCACGCAGTATTGGTGCCAGCGATATGACCATTTTATTGCGTCATATCCTGCCTGGGACCGTCTCTTCTATCGTGGTGTTTTTCACCATGCGCATTGGCACCTCGATTATCTCTGCCGCCAGCCTGTCATTTCTCGGCCTCGGTGCGCAGCCGCCGACACCAGAGTGGGGGGCAATGCTCAATGAGGCACGAGCGGATATGGTTATCGCGCCGCATGTCGCTGTTTTTCCGGCCCTGGCTATTTTTCTGACCGTACTGGCGTTCAATTTGTTGGGCGATGGTTTACGCGATGCGCTGGATCCGAAAATTAAAGGATAG
- the gsiC gene encoding glutathione ABC transporter permease GsiC has protein sequence MLNYVIKRLLGLIPTLFIVSVLVFLFVHMLPGDPARLIAGPEADAQVIELVRQQLGLDQPLYHQFWHYISNAVQGDFGLSMVSRRPVADEIASRFMPTLWLTITSMVWAVIFGMAAGIIAAVWRNRWPDRLSMTIAVSGISFPAFALGMLLIQVFSVELGWLPTVGADSWQHYILPSLTLGAAVAAVMARFTRASFVDVLSEDYMRTARAKGVSETWVVLKHGLRNAMIPVVTMMGLQFGFLLGGSIVVEKVFNWPGLGRLLVDSVEMRDYPVIQAEILLFSLEFILINLVVDVLYAAINPAIRYK, from the coding sequence ATGCTTAATTACGTTATCAAACGCTTACTGGGGTTGATTCCGACGCTGTTTATCGTCTCGGTGCTGGTGTTTTTATTTGTCCACATGCTGCCCGGCGATCCGGCGCGATTGATTGCCGGGCCCGAAGCTGATGCGCAGGTTATAGAACTGGTGCGTCAGCAGCTGGGGTTGGATCAGCCGCTGTATCACCAGTTCTGGCACTATATCAGCAATGCTGTGCAGGGGGATTTTGGCCTGTCGATGGTGTCGCGTCGTCCGGTTGCCGATGAGATTGCCAGCCGCTTTATGCCAACGCTGTGGCTGACCATAACCAGTATGGTCTGGGCGGTGATATTTGGTATGGCGGCGGGAATTATCGCCGCCGTCTGGCGTAACCGTTGGCCGGATCGATTGAGTATGACTATTGCGGTGTCGGGGATTTCGTTTCCGGCATTTGCTCTGGGGATGCTTTTAATTCAGGTATTCTCTGTTGAACTGGGCTGGCTGCCTACCGTGGGAGCAGACAGTTGGCAGCACTACATTTTACCCTCCCTGACGCTCGGCGCGGCAGTGGCCGCCGTGATGGCGCGCTTTACCCGCGCGTCGTTTGTCGACGTTTTAAGCGAAGATTATATGCGTACCGCGAGGGCGAAAGGGGTGAGCGAAACCTGGGTTGTCCTCAAACACGGGCTACGTAACGCGATGATCCCGGTAGTGACCATGATGGGTTTACAGTTTGGCTTTTTGCTCGGTGGTTCCATCGTGGTGGAGAAAGTTTTCAACTGGCCCGGACTTGGACGCTTACTCGTTGACTCCGTAGAAATGCGCGATTACCCGGTGATTCAGGCGGAAATTCTGCTTTTCTCGCTGGAATTTATTCTTATCAACTTAGTGGTGGATGTGCTTTACGCCGCCATTAACCCGGCTATCAGGTACAAGTAA
- the gsiB gene encoding glutathione ABC transporter substrate-binding protein GsiB, giving the protein MARAVHRSGLVALGIATALMASCAFAAKEVVVAVGSNFTTLDPYDANDTLSQAVAKSFYQGLFGLDKEMKLKNVLAESYTVSDDGLTYTVKLREGIKFQDGTDFNAAAVKANLDRASDPANHLKRYNLYKNIAKTEAIDPTTVKITLKQPFSAFINILAHPATAMISPAALEKYGKEIGFHPVGTGPYELDTWNQTDFVKVKKFAGYWQPGLPKLDSITWRPVADNNTRAAMLQTGEAQFAFPIPYEQAALLEKNKNIELMASPSIMQRYISMNVTQKPFDNPKVREALNYAINRPALVKVAFAGYATPATGVVPPSIAYAQSYKPWPYDPVKARELLKEAGYPNGFSTTLWSSHNHSTAQKVLQFTQQQLAQVGIKAQVTAMDAGQRAAEVEGKGQKESGVRMFYTGWSASTGEADWALSPLFASQNWPPTLFNTAFYSNKQVDDFLAQALKTNDPAEKTRLYKAAQDIIWQESPWIPLVVEKLVSAHSKNLTGFWIMPDTGFSFEDADLQ; this is encoded by the coding sequence ATGGCAAGAGCTGTACACCGGAGTGGGTTAGTGGCGCTGGGCATTGCGACAGCGTTGATGGCATCTTGTGCATTCGCTGCCAAAGAGGTGGTGGTGGCGGTAGGATCGAACTTCACCACGCTCGATCCGTATGACGCAAATGACACGTTATCTCAGGCCGTAGCGAAATCGTTTTACCAGGGGCTGTTCGGTCTGGATAAAGAGATGAAACTGAAAAACGTGCTGGCGGAGAGTTACACCGTTTCCGATGACGGCCTTACTTACACCGTGAAATTGCGGGAAGGCATTAAATTCCAGGATGGCACCGATTTCAACGCAGCGGCGGTGAAAGCGAATCTGGACCGGGCCAGCGATCCGGCGAATCATCTTAAACGCTATAACCTGTATAAGAATATTGCCAAAACGGAAGCGATCGATCCGACAACGGTAAAGATTACCCTCAAACAGCCATTCTCAGCGTTTATTAATATTCTTGCCCATCCGGCGACCGCGATGATTTCACCGGCAGCGCTGGAAAAATATGGCAAGGAGATTGGTTTTCATCCGGTGGGAACCGGGCCGTATGAACTGGATACCTGGAATCAGACCGATTTTGTGAAGGTGAAAAAATTCGCGGGTTACTGGCAGCCAGGATTGCCCAAACTGGACAGCATAACCTGGCGTCCGGTGGCGGATAACAACACCCGCGCGGCAATGCTGCAAACCGGTGAAGCGCAGTTTGCTTTCCCCATTCCCTACGAGCAGGCCGCACTGCTGGAGAAAAACAAAAATATCGAGTTGATGGCCAGTCCGTCAATTATGCAGCGTTATATCAGTATGAACGTGACGCAAAAGCCGTTCGATAACCCGAAGGTCCGTGAGGCGCTGAATTACGCCATTAACCGCCCGGCGCTGGTGAAAGTGGCCTTCGCGGGCTATGCAACGCCAGCTACTGGTGTGGTACCGCCGAGTATCGCCTACGCGCAAAGTTATAAACCGTGGCCTTACGATCCAGTGAAAGCGCGCGAATTACTTAAAGAGGCGGGATATCCCAACGGTTTCAGTACCACGCTGTGGTCGTCACATAACCACAGCACCGCGCAGAAAGTGCTGCAATTTACCCAGCAGCAGTTAGCGCAGGTTGGGATTAAAGCCCAGGTGACTGCGATGGATGCCGGGCAACGGGCGGCAGAAGTTGAAGGTAAAGGGCAAAAAGAGAGCGGCGTGCGGATGTTCTACACTGGCTGGTCGGCTTCAACCGGCGAAGCCGACTGGGCTCTATCGCCGCTGTTTGCCTCGCAGAACTGGCCACCAACGCTGTTTAATACCGCGTTTTACAGCAATAAACAGGTGGATGACTTCCTGGCTCAGGCACTGAAAACTAATGATCCGGCGGAAAAGACCCGCTTGTATAAGGCGGCGCAGGATATCATCTGGCAAGAGTCGCCGTGGATCCCGCTGGTGGTAGAAAAACTGGTGTCGGCACACAGTAAAAACCTGACCGGTTTTTGGATCATGCCAGACACCGGCTTCAGCTTTGAAGATGCGGATTTGCAATAA